From Salmo salar chromosome ssa04, Ssal_v3.1, whole genome shotgun sequence, one genomic window encodes:
- the LOC123723715 gene encoding zinc finger protein 527, translated as MLVKHVHLASMQNPDNVLYQINSCGPDSDGAAQGVLTKESLTLVDCCKIQRGCIEALHALNMGTARPEDCPQTESTNITVKQVETIEPVHDEFIVIFPPVAVDVEVGDTATFGEHLSNIYMGDYASASIDFIQEISEEVSEATKLISDFGKYSVQSNDLEPQQEEQTGEGTYSDGKISSQARGNCGRGRGCPNEPPGTGRGRGRPNGPPGPHPCMNCPMTFTQLAHLRAHERTHTGERPYDCSECGKRFTQIAHLKVHQRIHTGEKPYSCSTCGKRFAQLASLQVHQRRHTGEKPFQCNQCDASFSQLANLLAHKAKHIGGVPYPCSDCGKVFSTAGSLKVHQRVHTGDKPFQCGVCCKCFTQLGNLKAHIKRHERKGETLAQSD; from the exons ATGTTGGTGAAACATGTTCACCTAGCTAGTATGCAAAACCCCGACAATGTATTAT ACCAGATCAACTCCTGTGGTCCTGACAGCGATGGTGCAGCCCAGGGCGTACTGACGAAAGAATCTTTGACACTAGTGGACTGTTGCAAAATCCAAAGGGGGTGCATTGAGGCTCTGCATGCCCTTAACATGGGGACTGCGAGGCCGGAAGACTGCCCCCAAACAGAATCAACAAACATCACTGTCAAACAGGTGGAAACTATTGAACCAGTGCATGATGAATTTATCGTCATATTTCCAC CTGTAGCTGTTGATGTGGAGGTTGGAGACACAGCCACTTTTG GAGAACACCTATCCAATATTTACATGGGGGATTATGCCTCAGCGTCAATTGACTTCATACAAGAGATTTCTGAAGAGGTTTCTGAAGCAACAAAGTTAATATCTGATTTTGGAAAGTATTCTGTTCAGTCAAATGACTTGGAACCACAACAggaagaacagactggagagGGCACTTACTCAGACGGAAAGATTTCTTCTCAGGCACGGGGAAATTGTGGACGAGGGAGAGGTTGTCCAAATGAGCCTCCTGGCACTGGACGAGGAAGAGGTCGTCCAAATGGGCCTCCCGGCCCTCATCCGTGCATGAACTGTCCAATGACTTTCACTCAGTTGGCACACTTGAGGGCCCACGAGAGAACACACACTGGGGAGAGGCCTTATGACTGCTCTGAGTGTGGGAAGCGGTTCACTCAGATAGCTCACCTAAAAGTACACCAGAGAATCCATACCGGTGAGAAGCCGTACAGCTGCTCCACGTGTGGCAAAAGGTTTGCTCAATTGGCATCCTTGCAAGTTCACCAAAGGCGGCACACCGGAGAGAAACCTTTCCAGTGCAATCAATGTGACGCCAGTTTCTCTCAGTTAGCAAACTTACTAGCTCATAAGGCAAAACATATTGGCGGAGTGCCTTACCcgtgctctgactgtgggaaggtTTTCTCTACTGCAGGGAGTCTGAAGGTGCACCAGAGAGTACACACTGGTGACAAACCTTTCCAGTGTGGTGTCTGTTGtaaatgttttactcaattaGGAAACCTGAAAGCTCACATAAAAAGACATGAAAGAAAGGGGGAGACTTTGGCTCAGTCTGACTGA
- the upk2 gene encoding uroplakin-2 precursor (The RefSeq protein has 1 substitution compared to this genomic sequence), whose translation MRTMFIFFGILFTLSNAEFQVSLLKESDGVVTGRFADSLLLSLPPCALATQSVTLEYNNTDTNESKTLVNIFKVLPCRFRRDIISTIENNAQFTTSRNLGYQVTNLTTGSTYRFQYVVGAEKSNILEVSTRQVKDHNQIDSGLPACSGAMMVTTVILSVSMFILLVALIFTVAHSLGGD comes from the exons ATGAGGACAATGTTCATCTTCTTTGGAATACTTTTCACCCTTTCAAATGCAG AATTCCAAGTGAGCCTTCTGAAAGAGTCAGATGGAGTTGTAACAGGCAGGTTTGCTGATTCTTTACTTTTGAGCCTGCCTCCATGTGCTTTGGCAACACAGAGCGTGACTTTGGAGTACAACAACACTGACACCAACGAGAGCA AAACTTTGGTCAATATATTCAAAGTGCTCCCCTGTCGGTTCAGAAGGGACATCATCTCAACCATTGAGAATAATGCCCAGTTCACTACCAGCAGAAACCTGGGTTATCAAGTGACAAATCTCACCACTGGCTCAACATACAG GTTTCAGTATGTGGTAGGGGCAGAGAAGAGCAACATTCTGGAGGTCTCTACAAGACAAG TCAAAGACCACAACCAAATAGACTCTGGCCTGCCAGCATGCAGTGGAGCCATGATGGTCATCACTGTCATACTGTCTGTTTCCATGTTCATTTTGCTGGTAGCCCTCATTTTCACTGTTGCCCATTCCCTTGGTGGGGATTAA